Below is a window of Populus trichocarpa isolate Nisqually-1 chromosome 3, P.trichocarpa_v4.1, whole genome shotgun sequence DNA.
taaaataattcataaatactataaaaaatcaattacaaagtTAATGGTAAGTCATTCGCGCACTCTAATCTAATTTGGACATAATATCTATATTctcttatttcaaaaaattaggtttgaccttttttttataaaaaaaagtgaaattgcAATTTTCTTCATAATCTTACTATTGATGTAATTGCaagataattaatgaaattactaaattttaattatgagaaAAAAGGTAAATCAATCGAAGGAGACATCGAGAAAAGAGAAATCTCGGTTACATTACATTCgtaattaaggtttttttctaTATGTAGTAAAGCGAACccaaatttattgaaataatggtCATAAGGCCTATTTGAAAACTCGAAGACTGCCCGATTCCAAAAATGAGTCCACAAATCATCGAGGCCCagttattttggatattaaggCCAGGACTTCGCTGGGAAGACCCAGTTAGTAGGTTTAGGTCTTCAAGATTTATACAAGGCCCAAGAGCTATAATTTTGGGGGTTTAAAATGGTTGTATAGGAAGAGGATTTTGAATGGAAGAAGGCCCATTGAGAGGTTCATAGGCCCAAAACTCCAAAGATTCATAGAGCTGCAAAAAGAAGCTAAGAATTTTGGGCCAGTGGGTCCAAAATGTTATCACACCAagccttttaaattttaaataagaaaataaaaaaatttaaattttaaaaaatacgaaTTCAAGAAATTGTTACACCAACACAAGTGGCAACCCACTGGCCAAAGAACAAAGCAACACGTGTGCTCATCTTAGCCGATACAAAAAACCAAGTGGATAGAGGAAGCAATCCTTCTTCTGTTCCTATCATATCCCTCCATTACACGGTCTCTCTTCCATTGCATCCTAAGCTTCTCcaacaaaatcaagaaacacATTGTAATGGCTTTCACTTCTATCTCCTCGATGTCCATTAAGTCTCCTAACATCTCCACTCCACATCGTATTCTTTCTTTATCTAAGCCTTTCCGCATAGCTTATCAATTAGACACAGAAAGAGGAAACCAATTTGCTGGTAAGTTGAAACAATGACTGATGTTATCCTCCTGGTTATTAATATAAGCCTGTTTAGTTTCCAACTAACTGACTTTCCCTTGAAAAGCAAGATTGTTCCAAAAATGGGTACGAGGTGGAAACTGCTAAAGCCAAGAATTGGGCAAGGGTAGTGTCAACTACATTGGTAGCTGCAGCTATTAGCTTCAGTTCTTGTAATTTGCCTGCTGTTGCTGATCTTAATAGGTTTGAAGCTGAGACGCGTGGGGAATTTGGTATAGGGTCAGCAGCGCAATTTGGTTCTGCAGATCTCAGGTTTGTTTACTTTAATGATGCTCGTGTGCTGCAAATACTGCTGTACTGTCAGTCAGAAAATTGAAGTTCTGGTTTTGTTGCTGTGCAGAAAGGCAGTGCATTTGAATGAAAATTTCAGGTAATTCTCCCTGATTTCAAATAAATCTCACTGGAGTTGGAAAGAAAACAGAGCGGTTTAGCTTTACAATACAGTAAATCTAGGTGCAAGTATTTGTTCTACTGCAAGGGGTGGATGAGGTACCTTGTCATCAGGGATAAAGGAGCACAAGGAAACCATATTTTTCCTCTTGCCCCTTGAAGTCCCCAGATATTTCTCCCCCCAGTAACCAAGAAAATGTAAATTGAAACCATGAGAGCATAATTTCCAATTGCAAATATTAAGTGCTCCTAATTGGCAAGAAAATCCACCACACAATTTAGTATTTTACGAGAAATGAGCCACTCTCTACCACTACCATGTCGAGCAGAGCAAAACAAGTAATACACTTCATATTCCGCTACATGTTCATTCTGCTACTCAGAAATAGTGATTACATGTTCTAGATCAACTTGTATCTAAGCAAATCTAAATGGCTGATGCAGAAGAGCCAATTTTACAGCTGCTGATATGAGAGAATCTGATTTTAGTGGTTCAACATTCAATGGTGCATACCTGGAGAAAGCAGTTGCATATAAGGCAAATTTTACAGGTAAAACTAGTAGCAGTACCACTTCAAAGTAACCATAAGATGATCCAGCGACATAACTTCAGTCGCCTGAAAGTAAGCCTCTTGCTCTAGTGATTTATAGCAAAACAGTTCATTTCACACCTCCTTTCCCTAGTACCGGATGAAATCCATCACATCCTGCTCCTGCAAATCAATGCGTACTCGCATCATTCTTTTGGTGTCCATGACTCTAAGCCCAAACTAATCAGGAttcattaccttgattcatcccttcccttcccttccatTTACTTCTATCATGGACTAAACCCCACGTAGCACTTTACTTATTCCTGCATTATTCAAtatgaaaaatcatttaaacTAAAGCACAGTACAATTGTCTTAATCCTTgtaaagtaaatatttttctttgtaacgCCTTGCAATCACAGAACTAGAGActagataattaaaaattaagcaataCTGAATAGAGTCATGCAAAGATGCTTTTGTCCTTTTGGTTTGTTTAACTCACATAATCAACAGGCAAagccaaaatacaaaaaaaaaattccaagtaaAAAGGTCACAAGAGAAacgtaaacaaaaaaaaaaaaagaggatgatGTAAACAGAAATGGCAAATGAAGAAAACCCAAGTGACCCACTAACCTTCAATGCGGGATTCAAGGGTTTAGTTCCTTTTTCACTGCTTAATTGGCCTGCAAGATTTGGACTCTGTGTATAAGTCGGACAGCTTTGTTATTCAGGggtttatttatcaaatttatggtgttttgtcgcaaaaaaaagtaaagatagagaaaataaggaggggggggggggggggggggggcgggggGGGGGTTGGTTGTGAGAGGAGACTCGAATGTGTAGGCTGCGCAGCTGAGACCAAACGAGTTTTTATAGGATTAAAGAGAGGGTTTGATTAGGAGAAAtccttattataatttataaaaccctcttctcaccaaaaacacaaattaagaaaagaaaaaaaaaaacccttcaaattCCCatcattaaagtttttttattaaattcagaaAAGTTATTAGTACTCTCTTATTTAATGACTGATAATCTTACTAGTGCAAGGGTAACTATTTCAGTCGAGACTAGcaatatatgaattatttagcTGTGGCAAatgtttgaactttgaactCTTGATACTGACTGACTCTAGGATTAAGGTTTTAGGAAGTTAGTAGGTATCCATCTGGCTACGTCCCAGTggtattaattagttgttttaattttagacAAATAGCCAAAAGAAGATCTTTTCATTATCTAGATCATCATACTTTTGTGTAATCATTTGGTTCTTAATTCCTCATAACCAAATTGGGATCGATAGTTTTTTGAGATTGGGACTACCGGGTGGAGTCAGGTTGGGCCATTTTAGCTATGGTCATGTCAAAGTCTGATTGTTTCCTGGTGAAATTATTCGAAGAAGCGCATGTACGTGGAACAGCATAGGAGAATCACTTAactaagcatttttttttctcttgttcatAGGCTGTCCTTGTTACAGGTCATTGAGACTTTAAAGTTCTAACTACAACTATGGCCCTTCAAAACAATTCTATCATGCGCTTTTACGTTCTTTATATATTTGGTTAGCTGCGTACTGTTTTTGCCTTCTAATTTGCTGCATATTGTCCTTGTATGTCTTTTGATTAACAGGTGCGGATTTGAGTGATACATTGATGGATCGCATGGTATGGACGAAAGACTAATTGATCCATTGGTTTCaatcattttgattaaaaaaaaaggttccacTTCTTCATATTGATAAGGATTGCAATGATTGACAAACACATTCTGCCTGTGTCAACAGGTTCTCAATGAATCTAACCTCACCAATGCTGTGCTTGTTAGATCAGTACTCACACGCAGTGATCTTGGAGGTGCACTGATTGCAGGTGCTGACTTCAGTGATGCTGTTATAGATCTTCCTCAGAAACAGGTGCTTTAATAAACCACTTGTTTTCATTGATCTATACAATAATATTCAAATGTATCTCTTGCAGGCAACTGTTTGAGGTTCCACCACCAGTTTTCTACATATCTTGctaatttatattttccttCTTTCAGTTTCTTTATTAAGCATTACTTTAGAACCCTTGTTTTGTTTAAGTACATGTTCTGTTATCAGTTGGCTTAATCCTGACACAATGGCACGTTGGTATACTTCTTGTCTAGATCATACCTTTCCTTTTTtctgatgaaattatatattgaagTCTGCAAGAGTTTGTCttgtaaaaagaagaaaactgaTTGGTATACACATCTATTCTACTGCAGCACCTCTGATATCTAGGAGATGAGCGGTGACATTTTGTTATGTATGATACTGCAATCGATTGGCCTATTATACCCTAATTCAATCTCTTGGAATCTAAATATTGCAATTCATAAGATGAGCAGAGCACCTCGTAGTAGTCCCAAATTTAGCTGTGATGAATAATGTTTCAGAAATTTGATCACTTTCACCAACATTCTGGATAGAGGAAAAGTGAATCCTCACGAGTAAATTTAGCAGTCATTTCAAGTTTTCACCTATTGTGTTTGCttggttattttcttaattattatgcATAGATTAGACACTACCATTCTTAACTGGTTCATATATGATTATTTCTCGTGTTTGGTCATATAGGCTCTTTGCAAGTATGCTAGTGGCACAAATCCAATTACCGGGGTAAGCACCAGAGCAAGCTTAGGCTGCGGAAACAGCAGAAGAAATGCTTATGGCACGCCTTCTTCTCCTCTGTTGAGTGCTCCCCCTCAGAAACTGCTGGACCGCGATGGTTTTTGTGATCAAGGCACTGGTCTTTGCGATGCGAAATAATTCCAATGCAAGGCCATCCCACCGAAAAAAGTCCCGATATCTATATAAACAGAAGCGTTATATATATGTccgacaaaagaatgttatgaATCAGAACAACTACTTAATTCTAAAATACCAGAACTACAAAGGTAAAGAGAAAGGCAATTAACATTTGCTTCCAATGTTCTGAACAAATTATGAAGAGATTTCTTGAATTGCTCAACTATAGCTATATGGCTATTTTCCCCCTTGGTGTAGACTGTTCTTAAGCCATCAATATTTAGTCGCAAAGGTTGATTTTGTAAATGTCAACAATGCTGAGAGCACGTGGGACATGTATACAAAGCTTAGCAATTATGAAAGCTTGCGTGCTGTCTTCATATTGAGCATTTTGTGCTATCCTGAATTGTTCCTTCTAATCCCTATAGATATTGGGGGCATTGTCAACTAAAGCTGAGCACGCAAGAGAATCTAGAAAACTAGTTGGAACCATCTCAACATCTTAGATTGTGCAATGCAACTAAGTGAGTTTTGGCACCCAGAACCAAGTTGAAGCAGTAACATATAGCAAAAACCGTAGGAGATTCATAAATCTATTATGTAGTTTGGTCATTATTTCCTTGCAAGGTAAGGGCAGCTAGCAGTaaagagggggaaaaaaaagggtaaagagGCTTTTTCCATGTTGAGGAAGTGATAATGGCACAGAGAGCACTGTGTCGAATGAGAAAGCCAACCTCAACTCCCAAGTCAAGCATCAACCAGCTAATACAGGCCAGTCAATCAAAGTTGCTTGTTCTTTACTTTTCTCTGTCTTTCCCTTTTAATTTCCAAAGCGAACCAACAAACAACATGCCTGAGTATTTCTTGTCTCCTTTATGGCTGCCCATCAAGCATTGCCAATCAGGGAATGTGCCCTTTTAGCCTGTCAAATCTATTCCCACTGTCTCCCTCAAGAGTCATGCATGTATATCTTGTGTGtaagaaaggaaaattaaattcaCATGAGAAATTCAACTGTCATGATCTCATCTTGCAGTCTTGCATCATAACTATCAACACCTATTCGACCATTAATTGTAAGGTCTTTACTAATAATCATGGCAAACATGATGCATGGCCATTGTTGCTTCTAAGGCATACCGCACTATTGATCATGTACGTATGTGATATATTACGTCCCGTCTGCCAAACAAAACTATCTGCTTCTTATATCCAGTAAAGGAATAACTACATCTTCTTTTCCTTGATCATTTTTTGTAGAAAAGAAAGATAGTTAAATACTTGCTACTTCtaccaaattaaaatcattacaAGTGTATGATGTTTTCTATAAAAAGTCAAAAGCATAAGGCCCGTCGTTTATAGATGACAAAGGCGTGCTTTGTGCTTTTCTAATATCAGGAGCTACGAggatacatttaaaaaaaaattaaatttttttttcaatgaattttatcttttttgatataattgaaattaataatttattttttaattttttttaaaaaagctcaacattgatttgtttattgattttacaaGGAAATATTTGGTTTGATTGTTTGTGAAGGATTAAGAATGAGGGggtaatgaaaatgaaaatgaggcAAAATGacaattctttatttaaaaagaaaatatttttctttttaggtcttttattcttttctttttttttttagtttggctatcaagctttttttttttcaatttttttttttcatattgtgtTGATTGATATTTTGGCTTTATGATTTCATtcgtgttgtttttttttcgagttatttcagttttaaaaaatcctaatattgagttggttttaattttacaaaaaaaaaattgttggaatGCCTTATATATTATATACGAATGCCTTGCTTATTTAAGAACTTGACAAATGGTTCAGTATTTTCCTATTAGTGCAACACGTGTCTATGGCGGAACGACAATTAGGCTATAAtcagctttttttcttttccttcattttttttcttttttcttcttgtcaAAGTATGAAGCTGtcctattatttatttgttatatccaatttgatcattatcctttttattgttatttgttttttatctttttttgattgattttttctttaattttgttcctgtcacaatcaagtttttatatcaaatttgattcttattcttttgattgttttaaacCTTTtactaattgaattttattttcaatctaatcccttaacatttgattttaatttatcttttctattgaattttaattatattctttttattgtttgttttagatccttattattgtatttttttcaattttatccctcaatatttttttattgagaatttttctttgtttttttcttgccttATATGGGGTTGGTCTAGGCCTTATGATCAAGATCTCGAGTTTTGAAGATTAACACGAGTTGAATTTGGTGTTTTTTAggacattttataaaattgatgtattttatattcttaatttgatgCATGAGTCCCAGTATGGACAGCAACCGAAAGGGGACCAAAATTAAGGTAGTATTTTGAGAAGTAAAAGAATTTTGGCTCCGGGAACTGTAGAGGTCCAAGGATATTGCACGCTAGTAATGCTGCCTCACATGGCTTATGTTCGCTTCACATGGTCAATGATGTTGTCTTACTTAGTCTGCAAACAACATTTTTAAGTGTAAATCCTAATTATTCACCCACATAAAACTGCATCAGTACTCTTGTTTTGGGTTTCGCAAGGTTTACAGGACGTagtgtttattttctttcttgtgatCATATGAAATGCGAGACAATGAAAAGTAAATGTCCTTGGTTTCTTGTGTCACAAGTGAAGCAATGAAACCGTGAGAGTATCAAACCCTAAAGAGAAAGGACAAGTCTGCCAATAGCATGTCAAAATCATAGGAAGAGATTCAGATTatgataaaagttattttttaaaataattttttatttaaaaatatattaaaatatttttttattttttttattaatatgttaaaactattaaaaaattaaaaaaatattaatttaatattttttttaaacctaaaataatttttttaaaaacacctaaaacataaAACTATATCAAACATGCACCCTCAGCAAGAAGTATTTGCTATCAATTCtagcttcttttttcctttttcctccaTAAGGAGTCCTCTAATTAAGCATATGCCTCTCTACCTCTCTCTAAACAAGTGGTAAGAGTTTTTGCATGATGAGGCCTTGAGAGCACGCCCACTCATTATGTCGCTTTGGAAATTTTCATTGCTTTAAAGGGATTTTACTGATTGACTTCAACCCAAGTAAGAGGTTGCTCTCCTGGTCAATAACATCCGAAAAAGCACGAACTTTTCATTCTTGTTAATCAGTCATGTTATCTAGACAAAGTGATTAATATGTTCCCTTGTTCCTTGCCATCCGTATTTAAACCCCCATGTAAGAATTTCAAAGTGTACTTCTCGTGGTCAAGTACACAGAAATATccatgatttttcttcaatcatCCTAATCCAAGGCCAGCTCTTGCAGCTCATCCATATGAATTTCGCTGAAGTGGGTTGTCGAACAAAGTTTGTTCGACCCAATATATTTCGACTTGTCAAGAAGTTGATAGAATATTTATCAAGAAGTTCCTCGGATGCATTTGGATTCATCTTCTTGTACAGGTATGTATAACTGAGAAAAAAGTCACGAGTCGAATATGGTGGATTCTTTAAGAGGTTCACCCAAGCAGTTGTGTCGTGCACACAGGACGGTAGTTGACCAAGCTTCCTGcactatctaaaaataattttgcgaAGTCTTGAAACTAACAGCTTGCTAGttgattttcattctttgaGTACGAGTTTTTGTTGCTCCTTTTCTATGTCTTAATAGTGTTTCGAGTTGTTCTCTCCCTAATTTCTTGTTTGGGAAGAGGGGGAGTCTACATAGAATCATACATATTAGCTCAATTAGGGACAACGTCATTTCATGTCTTCGCTTTACTTCACTAGTAATAATCCTCCCGTAGAACATTAGGGTTTTTCAGctcaaacaaatatataaattgttttttgttctttctctagagtacttcaaagttcaaaccaaGCTAAAATAGAATATGCTATGGTGTGAACTAACTTCCTTCAATATCCATTTCCTgtgagttaatttaattttaagggaAGATTGTTTTGGAAGAAGTTGACTTTCTGCATGCCATGCGTTTTTTCGGAGAAGATAATTAACTTTCCGCATTGCATCTTAAACAACAACATCAGGATatgtaacccaaaaaaaaacttaggagAAGCATGTTATCATGAAGTTTGAAAACAAAACCAGCTATTCTTCTGACTTTCTTATCTGCTAAGATACATGAactttaattttgaatatttaagcaatattcctatatatatatatatatatatatatatatatatatatatatatatatcctgatAGCAGCAAAATCATCTGGCCACAACTTATAGCATCAAAACTATTCTTTGCCGCTTGCAATATTAACAAATTGATTAATTTCTAGTTCCTTTCTTAAATAACTAGACACCTATTAACAGGGATGCAGGTCTAAATGGCTCAGCACAACCCATTTCTGATAATTAGAGTCCCAATGACTCTTTCTTGTATTGGAAGCAACGATTCTTCTAAACGCATGCATCCCTATAAGATCAAATTTAGATGATAGGTTGATCAATTAGGCATTTTCCAAACTGAGGATATTCAACGGCCATGTATCtaatgttaattataattagatGAGGTGAAAATGtatatcaaatgaaaaaaaaaaaaaaaaaacactctctgCAATTGTATTGGAAACTAGCTGATGTATAACACGTCAACATATCTAATTTCACAAGATTGtgattcaatttcaaaatgattAATGAGGCTATGTAGGCTGTAGAGATTCATTAGTATTGACTCGCCATCCagaaattacatttttaaaacatgaaatagctgtttttttttgttctttttttcaggCACCGAGTAAATTAGTATCACCAAAAAGCCATTGGTGAAAAGGGAGTACAGAAGTACAGCTGCAGAAATTAATAGCAGAAGACTGTAAAATCAAACATAGATTTCATGATGAATCTTTCCTTGCGAGATATTTACCATTCTTGGTGGACTACATTTTTCCTCATGAAAACGagtgaaaaatgaattttacaATCTTCAAACTGTTGCTGTGAAAACCGAAgcggaaaaataaaatagagacctTAATGCTAAGATAGAACATACAGAGATGGTCTAAATAGAAAACAATCGATCATTACAATCATAATTCCTTCAAATGCAAATTGAAGGCAGTACATCCAACATTCAATAGCTGATCAAGTGAGTTCCAACAAATCTCAGCTATACATCCCACCTGACAGTACTAACTTATTTTTGCTTGGCATTTGTTCACTATCCAGTAACCTAGTATTCATCCGTATGGACGCAGTAAGTCCATAGCTACAGCAATACCATTTCAGTTTTATCATGTACAGAAACTTGGATATCATACTTCTTTTTTCCCATATAAATGTACGTAGTTCCTATAATTAATTAGTATGAATATTCTATTATTTTAGCTTTATTATAAGCCTTCACTTCCACAGATCAATTTGACAACTGGAAGTCGACGTTGAGGCATATTCCTGTGCAGTCTCTGACCTTTTGGAATCGTTGGCAAGCATATGCATCTGCTCAGCTGCATGAAAGGTGGCTTTATTGGAGTAGTTATTGGTTCCCTTGGACGCATCCTCGTGGCTGAGCTGAGATGCAACAAATTTATCAAGAACTCGCCAGTCAGTCACTTGGTCCACAGCTTGCTcactattattgttattgtaaaATGAGTTCAAATTTTGTTGGTGGCATTGCTGCATTTGTTCTTCTTGTGTAAGGGTAGATGACTGCAAAGTGCTCCCATTGGTCCTGTCATAAGCATAAGCAATAACTGAATTGCAACTCGCAGTTGCTGCTGATTGTGGAACTTTTGGGCTTTCTAATTGAGGTAGCTGGAGGAAAGGGTCATGAGGCATATTGTATGGCAACTCAAGCTCTTGCTTGCAAGTATAATGATGAAGGTATGATGCATAAGGTTGAGAAATTCGCCTTGGAGAATCAGTTTCTGGCATGAATGAGACCTGGTCATCATACCAACATGGTGAGTCGTAGTCACTAACTTTTCTCATTGTTGGCATTTTCTTCTTGAACACCCTGCAGACAACCCATCCTTCTTCCTGTTGCGGTTACAAACAATCTCATTATCAGACAATTTGACTTTAGTTTCACAGGTAATATgcaagaatttttatttgattgtgaGGGAAGCCAAAGTAATTGTAGAACAACAATACTAAAAATTGCAAGAGGCTGAATTTAAATTAAGTTAGATTTCGTTCTGATTTCTTCTCGGGTAGAAGTGCTGGAATCAAATTATTCTACCTGTTGATTGAAGCCCTACAACAGAATCTGAAACAAAGTTATCTGAATCTTTTCTGTACTAGAGGTCTTTGTATCTAATTTATGTACCAAAAAGTTCCCCACCGCACATTTTAAAGTGGGAAGATTTGAGGATTTTTGGCTGATCAAAGAAATTGAATCTTTAAAGCAATACAGCTATATGCTACAGTTTAAATCAgttgtgcataaaaattataaacatcaTAATTAATTGGAAATAAAATCACAATTATGCATAATCGATGTCCCAAGGTATCACTCAATTCCCTTAGGCATGCTAGGCAATCAAAATAACATGCTGAGTTGAAAGAACGAGGCTCTCTAGTGAGCTTTTTTGGGTATGCCTACAGATTTATCTCCAAGTCATCAATA
It encodes the following:
- the LOC7479217 gene encoding thylakoid lumenal protein TL20.3, chloroplastic isoform X1; translation: MAFTSISSMSIKSPNISTPHRILSLSKPFRIAYQLDTERGNQFADCSKNGYEVETAKAKNWARVVSTTLVAAAISFSSCNLPAVADLNRFEAETRGEFGIGSAAQFGSADLRKAVHLNENFRRANFTAADMRESDFSGSTFNGAYLEKAVAYKANFTGADLSDTLMDRMVLNESNLTNAVLVRSVLTRSDLGGALIAGADFSDAVIDLPQKQALCKYASGTNPITGVSTRASLGCGNSRRNAYGTPSSPLLSAPPQKLLDRDGFCDQGTGLCDAK
- the LOC7465528 gene encoding NAC domain-containing protein 7 isoform X1; this translates as MNTFSHVPPGFRFHPTDEELVDYYLRKKVASKRIDLDVIKDVDLYKIEPWDLQELCKLGTEDQNEWYFFSHKDKKYPTGTRTNRATKAGFWKATGRDKAIYSRHSLIGMRKTLVFYKGRAPNGQKSDLIMHEYRLETNENGTPQEEGWVVCRVFKKKMPTMRKVSDYDSPCWYDDQVSFMPETDSPRRISQPYASYLHHYTCKQELELPYNMPHDPFLQLPQLESPKVPQSAATASCNSVIAYAYDRTNGSTLQSSTLTQEEQMQQCHQQNLNSFYNNNNSEQAVDQVTDWRVLDKFVASQLSHEDASKGTNNYSNKATFHAAEQMHMLANDSKRSETAQEYASTSTSSCQIDLWK
- the LOC7465528 gene encoding NAC domain-containing protein 7 isoform X2, encoding MNTFSHVPPGFRFHPTDEELVDYYLRKKVASKRIDLDVIKDVDLYKIEPWDLQELCKLGTEDQNEWYFFSHKDKKYPTGTRTNRATKAGFWKATGRDKAIYSRHSLIGMRKTLVFYKGRAPNGQKSDLIMHEYRLETNENGTPQAKGWVVCRVFKKKMPTMRKVSDYDSPCWYDDQVSFMPETDSPRRISQPYASYLHHYTCKQELELPYNMPHDPFLQLPQLESPKVPQSAATASCNSVIAYAYDRTNGSTLQSSTLTQEEQMQQCHQQNLNSFYNNNNSEQAVDQVTDWRVLDKFVASQLSHEDASKGTNNYSNKATFHAAEQMHMLANDSKRSETAQEYASTSTSSCQIDLWK
- the LOC7479217 gene encoding thylakoid lumenal protein TL20.3, chloroplastic isoform X2; this encodes MSHSLPLPCRAEQNKRANFTAADMRESDFSGSTFNGAYLEKAVAYKANFTGADLSDTLMDRMVLNESNLTNAVLVRSVLTRSDLGGALIAGADFSDAVIDLPQKQALCKYASGTNPITGVSTRASLGCGNSRRNAYGTPSSPLLSAPPQKLLDRDGFCDQGTGLCDAK
- the LOC7479217 gene encoding thylakoid lumenal protein TL20.3, chloroplastic isoform X3 produces the protein MRESDFSGSTFNGAYLEKAVAYKANFTGADLSDTLMDRMVLNESNLTNAVLVRSVLTRSDLGGALIAGADFSDAVIDLPQKQALCKYASGTNPITGVSTRASLGCGNSRRNAYGTPSSPLLSAPPQKLLDRDGFCDQGTGLCDAK